A region from the Brassica napus cultivar Da-Ae chromosome C8, Da-Ae, whole genome shotgun sequence genome encodes:
- the LOC111208948 gene encoding uncharacterized protein LOC111208948, with the protein MTSRRLQKAIENQTLELKIISANDVRYIDGKDKMDVYAVVSMKDDYTQTKQAAKTPIDYDGGCNPTWSHTVKFSVNEKAAGEGLLTVNVKLYSYWLEGEDDLYLGEVSVSLQELLAYNPLPPFANGDVNKMKLVTYPIKTIEEAKRNAKLSFSCRFNSVKDIYPNPGPTGSCQPVIYSPQLHTTTVTKLTLELVIKCAKDIEKVTNILDEMDVYALVTIRDGKKSVKHKSSTPAVFCAYQNPKWDHAVEFSLDEPLARDGSLTLFVELMSLRPFLGDKQIGHVNVSIQELLRLKPPLTNGDSDSNDMMLVTESVSGSYGKKGTLSFAYRFLAEQVTLLKPSPSTNRLPVSYQTQQQQSQPPP; encoded by the coding sequence ATGACTTCACGACGGTTGCAAAAAGCGATAGAGAACCAAACTCTTGAGCTCAAAATCATATCAGCCAATGATGTCAGATATATCGATGGTAAGGACAAGATGGACGTGTACGCCGTCGTTTCAATGAAAGACGACTATACTCAAACGAAACAAGCGGCCAAAACACCCATTGACTACGATGGTGGTTGCAACCCGACTTGGAGTCACACCGTTAAGTTCTCCGTCAACGAGAAAGCAGCTGGTGAAGGCCTATTGACCGTTAACGTCAAGTTATATAGCTATTGGCTCGAAGGAGAGGACGATCTTTACTTGGGAGAAGTCAGCGTGTCTCTCCAAGAGCTTCTTGCCTACAATCCGCTTCCACCATTTGCTAACGGTGACGTCAATAAAATGAAGTTGGTGACTTATCCTATCAAAACCATAGAGGAAGCAAAACGAAATGCAAAGCTGAGCTTCTCATGCCGGTTCAACTCGGTTAAAGATATTTATCCAAATCCGGGTCCAACGGGATCATGTCAGCCAGTCATATATTCACCTCAGTTACATACCACCACGGTGACAAAACTAACCTTAGAGCTCGTGATCAAATGTGCTAAGGATATAGAGAAAGTCACCAATATCCTCGACGAGATGGACGTATATGCTTTGGTTACAATCCGTGACGGTAAGAAAAGTGTTAAGCATAAGAGCAGTACGCCTGCTGTTTTCTGCGCCTATCAAAACCCAAAGTGGGACCACGCCGTTGAGTTCTCCCTCGACGAGCCGTTAGCTAGAGACGGGAGTTTGACGCTATTCGTTGAACTGATGAGTCTCCGACCTTTCTTGGGAGACAAGCAAATAGGACATGTCAACGTCTCGATCCAGGAGCTTTTACGTTTGAAACCGCCGTTAACAAACGGTGATAGTGATAGTAACGATATGATGTTAGTGACCGAGAGTGTTTCAGGTTCGTATGGCAAAAAAGGAACGTTGAGCTTTGCTTATAGGTTTCTTGCGGAGCAGGTTACACTTCTCAAGCCATCACCATCCACAAACCGTCTACCCGTCTCATATcagacacaacaacaacaatcccAACCACCACCATAG